In a single window of the Desulfonatronovibrio magnus genome:
- the lepB gene encoding signal peptidase I, which yields MNPRWQNMLKEYAEALIIALVLALFIRTFIVQAFKIPSGSMLQTLQIGDHLLVNKFKYGIHMPFMDRYIFEFDGPEVEDIIVFEFPEDPSKDFIKRVVGEPGDVIELRDKQLYRNGEPVQEGYIQNTDERVVNGRDEMEPFTVPENAYFVLGDNRDESYDSRFWGIVEREKILGKAWIIYWSWEGFSNIRWNRIGRSVHAIGD from the coding sequence ATGAACCCACGTTGGCAGAATATGCTTAAAGAATATGCTGAGGCATTGATCATAGCTCTGGTATTAGCGCTTTTTATTCGTACATTTATTGTTCAGGCATTCAAAATTCCTTCAGGGTCTATGCTGCAGACTCTTCAGATAGGTGATCATCTTCTGGTCAACAAGTTCAAATATGGGATACACATGCCTTTTATGGACAGATACATATTTGAATTTGATGGTCCTGAAGTTGAAGATATAATCGTCTTTGAGTTTCCTGAAGATCCTTCCAAGGATTTTATCAAAAGAGTGGTGGGCGAACCTGGTGATGTCATTGAGCTGCGTGACAAGCAGCTTTATCGTAATGGCGAACCAGTCCAGGAAGGCTATATTCAGAATACCGATGAAAGGGTAGTCAATGGCCGTGATGAAATGGAGCCCTTTACAGTTCCGGAGAATGCATATTTTGTCCTGGGAGATAACCGCGATGAGTCGTATGATTCGAGATTCTGGGGAATTGTGGAAAGGGAGAAGATTCTGGGTAAAGCCTGGATCATTTACTGGTCCTGGGAAGGTTTTTCCAATATCCGCTGGAACAGGATTGGTAGAAGTGTGCATGCCATAGGGGATTAG